A window from Sinanaerobacter sp. ZZT-01 encodes these proteins:
- a CDS encoding LysR family transcriptional regulator — protein sequence MLDFRLKTLLAVCSEGSYTKAAEMLHITQPAVTQHIHYLEKHYGTKLFVYKDRSMKLTYDGERLKEYVATMEAGIKKIELLMASERGVSEPIAFGATLTIGEYTMPPIIAELLKNNPRLHLTMEVKNTEVLLDMLEKGDIEFAFLEGYFDRSRYENLLFSKENFIAVCSPESTLTGNSVPLEKLFEQRLILREKGSGSRDILEQTLHEHNHNIKEFSSILELGSIRGIKQMVQENLGITFIYERAVKKELAERTLREIKIKDVRISREFNFVFLKNDIHQKEHHCWFSNFYKEKERLFL from the coding sequence ATGCTTGATTTTCGATTAAAAACTTTACTTGCAGTTTGCAGCGAGGGCAGTTATACAAAGGCAGCAGAAATGCTGCATATCACACAACCTGCGGTAACGCAGCACATACACTATTTGGAAAAGCATTACGGTACAAAGCTGTTCGTCTATAAAGACCGTTCCATGAAACTGACGTATGACGGAGAACGCTTGAAAGAATATGTTGCTACGATGGAAGCCGGAATAAAGAAGATTGAGCTACTAATGGCATCTGAAAGGGGTGTTTCTGAGCCGATTGCATTCGGTGCAACTTTGACGATCGGAGAATATACTATGCCGCCTATCATTGCAGAATTGTTAAAGAATAATCCAAGACTGCATCTTACAATGGAAGTGAAAAATACGGAAGTATTATTGGATATGCTGGAAAAAGGAGATATAGAATTTGCTTTTCTAGAAGGCTATTTTGACCGTTCGCGCTATGAAAATCTTTTGTTTTCGAAAGAAAATTTTATAGCTGTCTGTTCACCGGAAAGCACGTTAACAGGGAATTCGGTTCCATTGGAAAAACTCTTTGAGCAGAGATTGATTCTTCGCGAAAAAGGTTCAGGTTCCAGAGATATATTGGAACAGACTTTACATGAACATAATCATAATATAAAAGAGTTTTCCTCCATTCTTGAATTAGGGAGTATTCGAGGGATTAAACAAATGGTTCAAGAGAATTTAGGGATTACTTTTATTTATGAGAGAGCGGTAAAAAAAGAGCTGGCGGAAAGAACGCTAAGAGAGATCAAAATAAAGGATGTAAGGATCTCAAGAGAATTTAATTTTGTTTTTTTAAAGAACGATATTCATCAAAAAGAACATCACTGCTGGTTTTCTAACTTTTATAAAGAGAAAGAGAGATTATTTTTATGA
- a CDS encoding elongator complex protein 3: protein MKKHAIIPIFIPHKGCPNDCVFCNQKKITAKQKPFEAEEIGKRIEAYLSTLKGRGLMIEVAFFGGSFTGIPMEEQREYLTVAKKYKDRGEIDKIHLSTRPDYINEEILNLLQEFTVDVIELGVQSFDPEVLRLSNRGHTKNVVYSSSDKILAYGFELGIQLMIGLPGDSYEKCMASVEETIKIGPSLARLYPTVILKDTKLFEQYQEGSYKPFSKEKMLRTTTDMYRKLQENNITILRVGLKSTDLISENGELISSTYHPAFRQLVQGEIAKEDLERQLLASLKGRYNKEKILKEKMENGASKPVVTFLCERTSFSNMIGNCRRNKNYFEKKYPQFSFRFKIDESLPAERYQLNIL from the coding sequence ATGAAAAAACATGCAATCATACCAATCTTTATTCCGCATAAAGGCTGTCCAAATGATTGTGTATTCTGCAATCAGAAAAAAATAACAGCAAAACAGAAACCATTTGAAGCAGAGGAAATAGGAAAACGAATTGAAGCATATCTTTCTACGCTGAAAGGCAGAGGATTAATGATAGAGGTTGCTTTTTTCGGAGGCAGTTTTACTGGAATTCCAATGGAGGAACAGAGAGAATATCTGACTGTTGCAAAAAAGTATAAAGACAGAGGAGAGATTGATAAGATACACCTTTCAACAAGGCCGGATTATATCAACGAGGAAATACTGAATTTGCTTCAGGAATTCACCGTGGATGTTATTGAGCTTGGTGTACAGTCTTTTGACCCGGAGGTTTTACGTCTTTCAAACCGCGGACATACAAAAAACGTTGTGTATTCCTCTAGCGACAAGATTCTGGCTTACGGGTTTGAATTGGGGATTCAGCTTATGATTGGATTGCCGGGTGACAGCTATGAGAAGTGTATGGCGTCGGTAGAGGAGACGATCAAGATTGGACCGTCACTTGCCAGACTTTATCCGACGGTTATTCTAAAAGACACCAAACTTTTTGAACAGTACCAGGAGGGTAGCTATAAACCGTTTTCAAAAGAAAAAATGCTTCGCACAACGACGGATATGTATCGTAAATTACAGGAAAATAACATTACTATTTTGCGAGTAGGGCTGAAGAGCACGGATCTGATCAGTGAAAACGGAGAACTGATTTCAAGTACATATCACCCGGCTTTTCGCCAGCTGGTTCAGGGTGAGATTGCTAAGGAAGATTTAGAAAGACAGTTATTAGCCAGTTTAAAAGGTCGATATAATAAAGAGAAGATATTGAAAGAGAAAATGGAGAATGGTGCGTCGAAACCGGTGGTTACCTTTTTATGTGAAAGGACAAGCTTTTCAAATATGATAGGAAACTGCCGTCGCAATAAAAATTATTTTGAAAAAAAATATCCGCAGTTTTCTTTTCGGTTTAAAATAGATGAATCATTACCAGCAGAAAGGTATCAATTAAATATTTTATGA
- a CDS encoding uracil-DNA glycosylase: protein MVNTGNDWNEVLKDEFDKPYYQELRKFLISEYRSRKIYPSMYDIFNALKHTAYADTKVVILGQDPYHGPGQAHGMCFSVQKGVKKPPSLINIFKELDSDLGIKPPSHGNLESWADQGVLLLNTVLTVRSGEPNSHKGRGWETFTDHVISMLDKRQKPMVFMLWGANAKSKQSLIQNKKHLILTASHPSPLSAHNGWWGCSHFSKANDFLRDRGENYINWAIED from the coding sequence ATGGTAAATACCGGGAATGACTGGAATGAAGTATTAAAAGACGAATTTGACAAACCTTATTATCAGGAATTACGAAAATTTTTAATTAGTGAATACCGAAGCCGGAAAATCTATCCTTCTATGTATGATATTTTTAATGCATTAAAACATACCGCATATGCAGATACTAAGGTAGTAATATTAGGACAAGATCCATATCACGGTCCTGGACAAGCACATGGAATGTGTTTTTCCGTGCAAAAAGGGGTTAAAAAACCACCTTCCTTAATAAATATATTTAAAGAATTAGATTCAGACTTAGGTATAAAACCGCCCTCACACGGAAATTTAGAAAGCTGGGCGGACCAAGGAGTATTACTGTTAAATACAGTATTGACCGTAAGATCAGGAGAACCCAATTCGCATAAAGGTCGGGGATGGGAGACTTTTACGGATCATGTAATTTCAATGCTGGACAAGCGGCAAAAGCCAATGGTATTTATGCTTTGGGGTGCGAACGCAAAGTCCAAGCAAAGTTTGATTCAGAATAAAAAACATTTGATTTTAACAGCGTCTCATCCAAGTCCATTATCGGCACATAATGGATGGTGGGGCTGTTCACATTTTTCTAAGGCCAATGATTTTTTAAGGGATAGGGGGGAAAACTACATAAATTGGGCCATTGAAGATTGA
- a CDS encoding LemA family protein, which produces MLGWIVTAVVIAVIVIWFIAGYNGFVTMRNRIEEAFATMDVYLKKRYDLIPNLVETVKGYASHEQGTLEKVVAARNMAASATSVEEKLQGETQLQTTLKSLFAVAEAYPDLKANSNFMDLQRQLQRLEDEIASARKYYNAVVKEFNTKTELFPSNLIAGVFHFTREPMFEVEDQAQRDAVKVKF; this is translated from the coding sequence ATGTTAGGATGGATTGTTACAGCGGTTGTAATTGCAGTGATTGTAATTTGGTTTATTGCGGGGTACAACGGATTTGTTACCATGCGCAATCGCATTGAAGAAGCCTTTGCAACGATGGATGTATACTTAAAGAAGAGGTATGACTTGATACCCAATTTAGTAGAAACGGTAAAAGGGTATGCATCACATGAACAGGGAACCTTAGAAAAAGTTGTGGCAGCGAGAAATATGGCTGCATCTGCTACATCCGTAGAAGAGAAGCTACAGGGAGAAACACAGCTGCAAACAACTTTAAAAAGCCTATTTGCTGTGGCCGAAGCTTATCCCGATTTAAAGGCAAATAGCAACTTTATGGACTTGCAGCGTCAGCTTCAAAGACTGGAAGACGAGATTGCCAGTGCCAGAAAATATTATAATGCAGTTGTAAAAGAATTTAATACAAAGACAGAGCTGTTTCCAAGTAATTTGATAGCGGGGGTATTTCATTTTACTAGAGAGCCAATGTTTGAGGTAGAAGATCAGGCACAAAGAGATGCAGTAAAGGTCAAATTTTAA
- a CDS encoding DUF2207 domain-containing protein, whose product MKGLVKKIIVFFVGLIFMSLPFTVYGANFKTERYDVNLDVSENNSFYVEENISVDFTSPGHGIYRYIPVTKTWKYQLLDGETVEKAYKLKIKELETPGFENEISYENGYMLVRIGDPDLTVSGPVTYKLRYQVIGHEDGEVSFDQFYWNLLSQEWETPIENADFTIHMPKEFDSSSVEFISGTYGQNDTSIVVWDREGNTLKGSIQRELQKGEGSTIRIVLPEGYFSGERNNNWMAPAMYVLILLAAGMSFLLWWFFGRDPKIIKTVEFYPPQGVTPGEIGYILDGAVDDNDIISMILHFANEGYLEIKEEEKEQFQLIKKKELPDSTETYEHTLFQGLFEGRDTVRLDELKEDFYPVFQASKGQLKGKFTQKKGNLVYTKASVFAQIITTLILINPLLCVAILGVEYRYLSGINTLLFIPVIVLVLAGYGTMKSMYERKDNSKKGTKTGMSIASVLLIGIGLGGFFLLGNFLLDLPLASILAAVSTLICTVCAVAMKRRTQYSVQLMGKILGFKEFIRTAELDRIKRLAEDNPNYFYHVLPYAYVFGLSDIWAKKFESIAVAPPDWYHSGYNGNLFTTYVFLNSFHHYTNAMQSNIVIPSSGGTGTIGSGGFSSGGGFSGGGMGGGGGGSW is encoded by the coding sequence ATGAAAGGGTTAGTAAAGAAGATTATTGTTTTTTTCGTTGGATTGATTTTTATGTCTTTGCCGTTTACCGTTTATGGGGCAAATTTTAAGACAGAGCGTTATGATGTCAATCTTGATGTCAGTGAAAACAATTCTTTCTATGTGGAAGAAAATATATCTGTTGATTTCACATCACCAGGCCATGGAATTTACCGCTATATTCCGGTAACGAAAACATGGAAATATCAGCTTTTGGATGGGGAAACTGTAGAAAAGGCTTACAAATTAAAAATCAAGGAATTGGAGACTCCGGGATTTGAAAACGAAATCAGCTATGAAAATGGATATATGTTGGTGCGGATTGGAGATCCGGATCTGACTGTAAGCGGTCCTGTAACGTATAAGCTTCGCTACCAAGTGATTGGGCACGAGGATGGAGAAGTCAGTTTTGATCAGTTCTATTGGAATTTATTGAGTCAAGAATGGGAAACTCCGATAGAAAATGCGGATTTTACGATTCATATGCCAAAAGAGTTTGATTCTTCTAGTGTAGAGTTCATTTCAGGTACGTATGGCCAAAATGATACGTCTATCGTAGTATGGGATCGCGAAGGGAATACATTAAAAGGGTCGATTCAGAGGGAACTGCAAAAAGGGGAAGGCAGTACAATCCGGATCGTATTACCGGAAGGTTATTTTTCTGGGGAAAGAAATAATAATTGGATGGCACCTGCGATGTATGTTTTAATACTGCTTGCGGCAGGAATGAGTTTTCTTCTGTGGTGGTTTTTTGGAAGAGATCCTAAAATAATAAAGACGGTCGAATTTTATCCGCCGCAAGGAGTTACTCCAGGCGAAATCGGTTACATATTAGATGGAGCCGTAGATGACAATGATATCATATCTATGATCTTGCATTTTGCAAATGAGGGATATCTAGAGATCAAAGAGGAGGAGAAAGAGCAGTTCCAATTAATAAAGAAAAAAGAATTGCCGGATTCCACAGAAACCTATGAACATACCTTGTTTCAAGGACTGTTCGAGGGACGAGATACGGTTCGATTGGATGAACTGAAAGAAGATTTTTATCCAGTTTTCCAGGCAAGCAAGGGACAGTTGAAAGGAAAGTTCACACAAAAAAAAGGCAATCTAGTCTATACCAAGGCATCCGTATTTGCACAGATTATTACAACGCTTATTTTGATAAATCCATTACTCTGTGTAGCGATTCTAGGCGTGGAATACCGGTACCTTTCCGGTATCAATACACTACTTTTTATACCGGTCATAGTTTTGGTATTAGCAGGATATGGCACGATGAAAAGCATGTACGAACGCAAGGACAACAGTAAAAAAGGAACGAAGACAGGTATGAGTATTGCGTCTGTTCTTCTTATTGGAATTGGATTGGGAGGATTCTTTTTATTAGGAAACTTTCTTTTAGACTTGCCTTTGGCAAGCATATTGGCAGCGGTATCCACACTGATTTGCACAGTCTGTGCGGTGGCAATGAAGCGAAGAACGCAATACAGTGTTCAGCTCATGGGCAAGATATTAGGATTTAAAGAATTTATTCGTACGGCAGAGTTAGATCGAATTAAAAGATTGGCAGAGGACAATCCAAACTATTTTTACCATGTGCTTCCATATGCTTATGTATTTGGTTTATCCGATATTTGGGCAAAGAAATTTGAGAGTATTGCCGTGGCACCACCTGATTGGTACCATTCTGGATATAATGGAAACTTATTCACTACCTATGTTTTTCTAAATTCATTTCATCACTATACAAATGCAATGCAAAGCAACATTGTAATACCATCTTCCGGCGGTACGGGTACGATTGGAAGTGGTGGCTTTTCATCCGGCGGCGGCTTTTCCGGCGGCGGAATGGGCGGAGGAGGCGGCGGAAGCTGGTGA
- a CDS encoding transporter substrate-binding domain-containing protein yields MKRNKVTVCLLAVLMIVFALSGCGTSGKDNGGSDAKKYVIGTDTTFAPFEFEDESGNFVGIDMDLLKAIAQDQGFEYEIQVLGFNAAVQALEAGQVDGVIAGMSIKPERQKKFDFSDPYFDSGVVMGIAATDNKTKKYEDLKGKKVAIKIGTEGAEFAESIKDQYGFETVSFEDSSFMYEDVKAGNSVACFEDYPVLGYGVAQGNGLKIVSEKEQGSSYAFAVQKGKDEELRLMFNAGLKNLKDNGKYQEILDTYIQE; encoded by the coding sequence ATGAAAAGAAATAAAGTAACCGTATGTTTATTGGCTGTATTGATGATTGTTTTTGCTTTAAGTGGCTGCGGCACTTCTGGAAAAGATAATGGGGGAAGTGATGCTAAAAAATATGTAATTGGCACCGATACAACCTTTGCACCTTTTGAATTTGAGGATGAAAGTGGAAATTTTGTAGGAATTGACATGGATCTTTTGAAAGCAATTGCACAAGACCAGGGCTTTGAGTATGAGATTCAGGTGTTAGGGTTTAACGCAGCGGTTCAGGCGTTAGAGGCTGGCCAGGTTGACGGCGTGATTGCAGGAATGAGCATTAAGCCAGAACGTCAAAAAAAATTCGACTTTTCCGATCCGTATTTTGATTCCGGTGTCGTGATGGGGATTGCCGCTACCGATAATAAGACAAAAAAATACGAGGATTTAAAAGGGAAAAAAGTTGCTATAAAGATTGGAACAGAAGGCGCAGAATTTGCAGAATCAATTAAGGATCAATATGGCTTTGAAACCGTTTCCTTCGAAGATTCTTCTTTTATGTATGAAGATGTTAAAGCAGGAAACAGTGTTGCCTGTTTTGAAGACTATCCGGTACTCGGTTATGGTGTAGCACAAGGAAACGGGTTAAAGATTGTAAGCGAAAAGGAACAGGGTTCCTCCTATGCATTTGCAGTACAAAAAGGCAAGGATGAGGAACTGCGTCTGATGTTTAATGCTGGATTGAAAAATTTGAAAGACAACGGAAAATATCAGGAAATTTTAGATACTTATATTCAGGAATAA
- a CDS encoding amino acid ABC transporter permease, with the protein MNAFNVVYEALPKLLIGMKLTIQITFIGLIFAILIGLIACLMNISNSKILKVIASSYIYIIRGTPLLVQLFFLYFGIAKALPFSSDAISVGTVAISLNAGAYIAEIFRGSIQAINKGQMEAARSLGLPYSKAMIKVILPQAFRMSIPALTNQVIISLKDVSLISTIGVAEIFQVGKIIVARNMESTLIWSTVGVIYLIVVAIITKLARILERRMFCDQGKGKKST; encoded by the coding sequence ATGAATGCATTTAACGTAGTTTATGAAGCGCTGCCGAAGTTATTGATTGGCATGAAGCTGACCATACAAATCACTTTCATCGGATTAATTTTTGCGATATTAATTGGACTGATTGCTTGCTTGATGAACATTTCAAACAGCAAGATATTAAAAGTAATTGCATCAAGTTATATTTATATTATAAGAGGAACACCTTTACTGGTTCAGCTGTTTTTTTTATACTTTGGTATAGCAAAGGCGCTTCCGTTTAGCTCTGATGCAATATCTGTTGGAACCGTGGCAATCAGCTTAAATGCCGGTGCCTATATTGCAGAAATTTTTCGAGGCAGCATTCAAGCTATCAATAAAGGACAGATGGAAGCGGCAAGGAGCCTGGGTCTTCCTTACAGTAAAGCGATGATAAAGGTTATTTTGCCGCAGGCATTTCGCATGTCTATTCCGGCACTTACAAACCAAGTTATCATATCTTTGAAGGATGTATCCCTGATTTCTACAATCGGGGTTGCGGAGATTTTCCAAGTCGGGAAAATTATTGTAGCCCGTAATATGGAATCGACTCTTATTTGGTCTACGGTGGGTGTCATTTATCTGATCGTGGTTGCGATAATTACGAAATTGGCAAGAATTTTGGAGAGGAGGATGTTCTGTGATCAAGGTAAAGGTAAAAAATCTACATAA
- a CDS encoding amino acid ABC transporter ATP-binding protein — protein sequence MIKVKVKNLHKGFGSLEVLKGIDLEVKDREVVCIIGPSGSGKSTFLRCINALEEPTSGNIIVDDLEITDKHQNINKIRENIGMVFQQFNLFPHMSVKKNIMMAPLDRKKMNKEQAGEKAKRLLDAVGLSEKAEEYPANLSGGQQQRVAIARALAMEPDVMLFDEPTSALDPEMVGEVLNVMKKLAEDGMTMIVVTHEMGFAREVADRVVFMDNGVIVEEGTPDEIFGAPKNDRMRAFLEKIL from the coding sequence GTGATCAAGGTAAAGGTAAAAAATCTACATAAAGGATTTGGTTCCTTAGAAGTATTAAAGGGCATCGACCTTGAAGTTAAGGATCGGGAAGTTGTTTGTATTATTGGACCTTCCGGTTCGGGAAAAAGTACTTTTTTGCGATGTATTAATGCATTAGAAGAGCCGACAAGCGGGAATATCATTGTAGATGATCTTGAAATTACGGATAAACATCAAAATATTAATAAAATCCGCGAAAATATTGGAATGGTTTTTCAGCAGTTTAACTTGTTTCCTCACATGTCTGTGAAGAAGAACATCATGATGGCACCACTGGATCGTAAGAAGATGAATAAGGAGCAGGCAGGAGAGAAGGCGAAAAGACTGCTTGATGCAGTCGGCTTGTCTGAAAAAGCGGAAGAGTATCCCGCAAATCTTTCAGGTGGCCAGCAGCAGCGTGTGGCGATTGCCAGGGCTTTGGCGATGGAGCCTGATGTCATGCTGTTTGACGAACCGACAAGCGCATTGGATCCGGAGATGGTCGGAGAAGTTCTAAATGTTATGAAAAAGCTTGCAGAAGATGGTATGACTATGATTGTGGTCACACATGAAATGGGTTTTGCAAGAGAAGTCGCTGACCGTGTCGTATTTATGGATAATGGAGTGATTGTTGAAGAGGGAACACCGGATGAAATATTTGGCGCGCCGAAAAACGATCGTATGAGGGCCTTTTTAGAGAAAATTTTATAA
- a CDS encoding DUF3298 and DUF4163 domain-containing protein: MQNSIITEKNMIVEESMAYDGETVLVYRIEYPQFYSSFYIMTLSDINDFFKTRALEYKDYITTELYNMAVEQYKYSVENDFPMIPYGAYVNHQITYNSGCILSLYFDQYVFMGGAHGNTVRYAYTFNLQNGYKVKLNQLFGCYLDFKNYILRIVKEQISKQPELYFENYESLATETFDAKNFYCTPEGIVFFYMQYDIAPYSSGIREFLIPYNECVIDPIKLCS; encoded by the coding sequence TTGCAAAATAGTATAATTACAGAAAAAAATATGATTGTAGAAGAATCAATGGCGTACGACGGCGAAACCGTCTTGGTGTATCGCATTGAATACCCGCAATTTTATTCAAGCTTTTATATCATGACATTGAGCGACATTAATGATTTTTTCAAAACGAGAGCATTGGAGTATAAAGATTATATTACAACAGAGCTGTATAACATGGCAGTAGAACAGTATAAATATAGTGTTGAAAATGATTTTCCTATGATTCCATACGGTGCTTATGTGAACCATCAGATTACCTACAATAGCGGCTGCATATTGAGCTTATATTTTGATCAATATGTATTTATGGGTGGCGCGCATGGGAATACGGTTCGGTATGCTTACACCTTTAACTTACAGAACGGGTATAAGGTTAAGTTAAATCAGCTCTTTGGCTGCTACTTAGATTTTAAAAATTATATTTTAAGAATAGTAAAAGAGCAAATTAGTAAGCAGCCAGAATTATATTTTGAAAACTATGAATCACTTGCAACAGAAACGTTTGATGCGAAGAATTTTTATTGCACACCGGAAGGAATCGTCTTTTTTTATATGCAATACGATATTGCACCCTATTCCAGCGGGATCAGAGAGTTTTTAATTCCATATAATGAGTGTGTGATAGATCCGATCAAATTGTGCTCTTAA
- a CDS encoding SAM-dependent methyltransferase: MQNFISLLKQSISQETLIYISFGNVRNKSTLYRKVTIRPVLLRNQLSYQATYHFEKKVTHKNFKQEDCISFCIELLKDSFKQCNLFCEDADYQILAAKVDKLKIIKSSPSKRKEDIQLSHNQEKQYIIPDGEPCDFLIHLGVMTKEGRVIQRHYNKFRQINRFLEIVSDVIDYLPDRAKIIDFGCGKAYLTFALYYYLNFKLKKDVTIIGLDLKEDIIDFCNKIASQLHYDRLVFQMGDIAEYQETAKADMVVTLHACDTATDFALIKAVCWEASVILSVPCCQHELFSQIHNDINFPILKQGILKERFSAILTDSLRALKLTEHGYDVSMIEFTSLEHTAKNIMIRAVSDVNRKNQQTAAMKQAAEEFKTLCSFWNVNPTISKLC; the protein is encoded by the coding sequence ATGCAAAATTTTATTTCGCTTCTTAAGCAATCCATTTCCCAAGAAACATTAATTTATATAAGCTTTGGAAATGTAAGAAATAAATCTACTTTATACCGAAAAGTTACCATACGCCCCGTTCTTTTACGTAATCAATTATCTTACCAGGCAACGTATCATTTTGAAAAAAAAGTAACGCATAAAAATTTCAAACAAGAAGATTGTATCTCTTTTTGTATTGAACTTTTAAAAGATTCTTTTAAGCAATGTAATCTTTTTTGTGAGGATGCGGATTATCAAATTCTTGCTGCAAAAGTGGACAAGCTCAAAATAATAAAAAGCTCTCCCAGTAAAAGAAAAGAGGATATTCAGCTTTCACACAACCAAGAAAAGCAATATATCATCCCCGATGGAGAGCCTTGTGATTTCTTGATTCATCTTGGTGTGATGACAAAAGAAGGCCGAGTAATTCAAAGACATTACAATAAATTCCGTCAGATTAACCGTTTTTTAGAAATAGTGTCTGATGTGATTGACTATCTCCCTGACAGGGCAAAGATTATTGATTTCGGCTGCGGAAAGGCTTATCTTACTTTCGCCTTATATTATTACCTGAATTTCAAATTAAAAAAAGATGTTACAATCATAGGTCTTGATTTAAAAGAAGATATCATTGATTTTTGTAATAAAATTGCAAGTCAGCTGCATTATGACAGACTTGTTTTTCAAATGGGAGATATCGCAGAATACCAAGAAACTGCAAAAGCTGATATGGTCGTAACGCTTCACGCTTGTGATACTGCTACAGATTTTGCGTTAATTAAAGCGGTTTGTTGGGAGGCATCGGTCATCCTATCCGTACCTTGCTGTCAGCATGAATTATTTTCTCAAATTCACAACGATATCAATTTTCCGATTTTAAAGCAAGGTATTCTAAAAGAACGATTCTCTGCGATTCTTACGGATTCTCTTCGGGCTTTAAAGCTCACGGAGCATGGTTACGATGTATCCATGATTGAATTTACAAGTCTGGAACACACTGCAAAAAATATTATGATTCGTGCGGTTTCTGACGTGAATAGGAAAAATCAGCAAACAGCAGCAATGAAACAAGCCGCAGAGGAATTTAAAACACTCTGCAGCTTTTGGAATGTCAATCCTACCATTTCCAAATTGTGTTAA
- a CDS encoding lysophospholipid acyltransferase family protein, with product MRTILWFLYFALYLVFVLPRTKRVEAMLKRGEEKKAAPIIKSTVQTWASNLLKAAGVQVTVSGQENLPDVPALFVSNHQGNFDIPILLCKLGPLIPIVAKIEMQRLPVIRTWMKFFNCLFMDRNDPRQSLQCLNHAQKMLEEGQSLIIFPEGTRSKGEKMGEFKPGALRCALKSKAPIVPIAIQGSYLAMEKQGFWIHPAKVHVTILPPISTAELTKEHTKSISEDIHDVIATIVQPE from the coding sequence ATGCGTACTATTTTATGGTTTTTATATTTTGCTTTATATTTGGTTTTTGTCTTACCTAGAACGAAGCGTGTGGAAGCAATGCTGAAGCGAGGTGAAGAAAAAAAGGCAGCCCCAATTATCAAATCCACTGTTCAGACCTGGGCAAGTAATCTTTTAAAAGCAGCAGGCGTACAGGTCACTGTATCTGGACAAGAAAATCTTCCTGATGTTCCTGCACTTTTCGTGTCAAACCATCAGGGTAATTTTGATATTCCTATTTTGCTTTGCAAGCTAGGCCCTCTTATACCAATTGTCGCAAAAATAGAAATGCAGAGGCTTCCGGTTATACGTACCTGGATGAAATTTTTTAATTGCCTCTTCATGGATCGAAACGACCCACGGCAATCACTGCAATGTCTAAACCATGCACAGAAGATGCTGGAAGAAGGACAATCTCTCATCATCTTTCCTGAGGGAACAAGAAGCAAGGGCGAAAAAATGGGTGAATTTAAACCGGGTGCACTCCGCTGTGCTTTAAAATCAAAAGCGCCTATCGTGCCAATTGCCATTCAAGGCTCGTACCTGGCTATGGAAAAGCAAGGTTTTTGGATTCACCCGGCCAAAGTTCATGTTACAATTTTACCTCCGATTTCCACTGCAGAACTGACAAAAGAGCATACCAAATCAATCAGCGAAGACATTCACGATGTGATTGCTACAATCGTACAGCCTGAGTAG
- a CDS encoding N-acetylmuramoyl-L-alanine amidase: MPSVYLSPSVEEENLYINGGTEECIMNLIVDTMIPYLNASNIIFERNNPNDSLAQVIAQSNLRFRDLHLSIHSTNAPKNLSGLLQGPDVYYYAYDPNSKKAAETISKNLATIYPNSNLITEIPTVAYEELRRTKSPAVLVNLGYHDNFDDAQWIKENISAIAKNLSLSLAELFGTRFSESFSY, translated from the coding sequence ATGCCAAGCGTATATCTAAGCCCTTCTGTTGAAGAAGAAAATCTTTACATAAACGGAGGCACGGAAGAGTGCATTATGAACTTAATTGTTGATACTATGATACCCTACCTAAATGCAAGCAATATTATTTTTGAACGAAATAATCCGAATGACAGTCTCGCCCAAGTCATTGCGCAATCCAATTTAAGGTTCCGAGATTTGCATCTTTCCATTCATTCAACCAACGCACCTAAAAATTTATCCGGTCTTCTTCAAGGTCCTGACGTATATTATTATGCTTATGATCCAAATTCTAAAAAAGCCGCAGAAACAATTTCAAAAAATCTAGCAACTATTTATCCAAATTCCAATCTAATTACTGAGATTCCAACTGTAGCATATGAAGAACTGCGAAGAACAAAATCCCCTGCAGTGCTAGTGAATCTCGGCTACCACGATAACTTTGATGACGCACAATGGATCAAAGAGAATATTTCTGCCATTGCAAAAAATCTATCCTTATCTTTAGCAGAATTATTTGGTACTCGATTCAGTGAATCCTTTTCATACTAA